In Triticum aestivum cultivar Chinese Spring chromosome 5B, IWGSC CS RefSeq v2.1, whole genome shotgun sequence, the following proteins share a genomic window:
- the LOC123113261 gene encoding protein WRKY1, whose product MDGMVESNREAVQSCHKVLDLLSNPHGQLVPHKDLLEATGAAVAKFGSLASKIGNGNGGRQGHARFRQRIKKPMPLFDSNLFRDSPASAAAADAAAAAPPKTSSPGPSTSLQLFPRYQQMEASSSKDPVRIPAAQFPQRMVVENPSVGSNGPARGPPLHLVQPVSVAPPAGTPAPALPAAHLHFIQQQQSYQRFQLMHQMKLQSEMMKRGGHGDHQGGSTGAGKGVNLKFDGSNCTGSSSRSFLTSLSMEGSMASLDGSRSSRPFQLVSGSQTSSTPEMGLMQQRRRCIGKEDGSGRCATGSRCHCAKKRKLRIRRSIKVPAISNKVADIPADEFSWRKYGQKPIKGSPHPRGYYKCSSVRGCPARKHVERCVDDPAMLIVTYEGDHNHNRAAAAQPQPA is encoded by the exons ATGGATGGCATGGTGGAATCCAACAGGGAGGCGGTGCAGAGCTGCCACAAGGTGCTGGACCTCCTCTCCAACCCCCATGGCCAGCTCGTCCCCCACAAGGACCTCCTGGAGGCCACGGGCGCCGCCGTCGCCAAGTTCGGCTCCCTAGCTTCCAAGATCGGCAACGGCAATGGTGGACGACAAGGCCATGCTAGGTTCAGACAAAGGATCAAGAAGCCCATGCCTCTCTTCGACAGCAACCTCTTCCGGGACAGCCCCGCGTCGGCTGCGGCTGCCGATGCTGCTGCTGCAGCACCACCCAAGACATCCAGTCCTGGCCCGAGCACCAGCCTCCAGCTGTTTCCGAGGTACCAGCAGATGGAGGCCTCCTCCTCCAAGGACCCTGTCAGGATCCCAGCAGCCCAGTTCCCCCAGAGGATGGTTGTGGAGAACCCGTCGGTCGGTTCGAACGGCCCGGCTCGCGGGCCGCCGCTCCACCTCGTCCAGCCGGTGTCTGTTGCGCCACCGGCGGGGACGCCGGCACCGGCATTGCCGGCGGCGCATCTCCATTTCATCCAGCAGCAGCAGAGCTACCAGAGGTTCCAGCTCATGCATCAGATGAAGCTGCAGAGCGAGATGATGAAGAGGGGCGGCCATGGTGATCATCAGGGTGGCAGCACTGGTGCTGGCAAGGGTGTCAACCTCAAGTTTGATGGCTCTAACTGTACGGGGTCATCCTCCCGTTCGTTCCTGACATCTCTGAGCATGGAGGGGAGCATGGCGAGCTTGGACGGCAGCCGCTCCAGCCGTCCCTTCCAGCTAGTTAGTGGCTCGCAGACGTCGAGCACCCCGGAGATGGGCCTcatgcagcagaggaggaggtgtaTCGGCAAGGAGGATGGGAGTGGACGCTGTGCAACTGGGAGCAGGTGTCACTGTGCAAAGAAAAG GAAACTAAGGATAAGGAGGTCTATCAAAGTCCCTGCAATCAGCAATAAGGTGGCCGACATCCCGGCTGATGAATTCTCGTGGCGGAAGTATGGCCAGAAGCCAATAAAGGGATCCCCGCATCCTAG GGGTTACTACAAGTGTAGCAGCGTGAGGGGCTGCCCGGCGAGGAAGCATGTCGAGAGGTGCGTCGACGACCCCGCGATGTTGATCGTTACCTACGAGGGCGATCACAACCACAACCGAGCTGCGGCGGCCCAGCCACAGCCAGCCTGA